Part of the Imperialibacter roseus genome, AAAAAACCTGACCTCGTTTTTTTGGACGTCGAGATTAATGAAGGCACAGCGTTTGACTTACTTTCAAAGTTTGAGACGATCGACTTCAAAATCATTTTTGTGACGGCGCACAATGAGTATGCCATCCGGGCTTTCAAATTCAGCGCTGTAGATTACCTGCTAAAACCAGTTGATCCAGGTGAACTCAATTTTGCAGTATCTAAAGCCAGAGAATCTTTAAAAGCCCATTTTGATAAGCTTTCTCTTAAGTTACTTCTGGAGAGTTCCAGAGATGAGCGGCTACCCAAAAGGGTACTGCTAAAGGATCATGATAGCATTCACCTGATCGAAACGGATGAGATTGTGCGGTGTGAGGCTGAAGGGAACTATACAAAGTTCTATTTAGCCAATGGCAAGTTCTTGCTTATTTCAAAGACGCTGAAAGATTTTGATAGCCTTTTCTCTTCAAATCAATTTTTTCGTGCGCACCAGTCTCACCTCGTCAATCTTAAGTTTTTTCTTCGCCTCGACAAAGCCGATGGAGGTTCGATCGTTCTGAAGGACGGAACGACCCTTCCTGTGGCTACAAGAAAAAAGGAGCATTTGATGGAAAAATTAGCGGCGTACACAAAATAGCGAATACTAATTGACAAAGTACTTTTGCTAAAACTTGACTAACAAATAAAAATTTCCCTATTTCATGTCCCGTGTTTTTTGAACTTTTGGATTAGATAATGATAAAATACCTAGAAATGGGTATTTCCATCGAAATCGATTGTGGTTACTTTTAGACTTTTGTGAGTTATAACGAACTGCGTAATTAAACCATTCTTAACTATATAATATATGAGAAGTTTTGTTTCACGCTTAAGGCGTTTGCGAAGCACCCATTTAATATTTCTATTATGTGGGTTGTGGGTCCATGATGCGTCCGCACAGGATGATGGACTTAGTGCCTTTAGCCCTTTACGGTATGGGGCAAAGGTTGGTGCGAACCTAAACCAGTTCAGCCAGACAGGTATGGTAATTGATGTAAATGGTGGCGCTGTAGTCAGCTACCAGGTTTCTGACTTAATCGGTATTCGAGGTGAACTGCTTTACATGGGTATCGGCGGTGGTCTGTCTGACAGGGTTATTGATTTATCTGCATTCGAAGGGAACATCCTAAGTGTTACCTACGAGAACCGATCCAGATCGATCAAAAATGTTGAATTGCCAGTAATGGCAGCCATTAGTATCCCGACAAATGGCAGTTCCGTATCTCCCAAATTTCTTATTGGAGCGAGTTATGGTTACTCTATTGCTTCTTTTGAAAGCAGGGATTTGAACTTCACTATGGCTGATGGTTCATTGGCACCCCCAGTTTCTAACACTGTTGAGAACGTTAGCAGTAGCACCCAAAGCCACCAGTTTGCGATGCATGGCGGATTTGCGCTTGAGTATGGGCTTGGAAATGGCAGCTCGTTCTATCAGGAGATTCGCTACCGTTATGGACTCGACAACATCAACATCGACCGGGGTCGCCCTGGATTGGGTGGTGAACTTATCCCGTCAACTATCAGCCTCAATTTTGGCTATTTCTTTTAATGATTTAAAAAAACAAACCTTCATAAAATCATGAAAACAATTAAACTCAATTTTTTGCTCGTAATAATGGCGCTGGGTGTATTCACCTTCACGTCGTGCGAAGACGAATTCACAGAGGAAGACTTCTTCGACAAACAAGCCGAATTGGCCGCAACTAAACACGGTTACGATCTGGAAAAGCTCATTCTTCAGTACGAGCTTAGTCGTGCAAATGACTCTCTGATGAGGGTATTTCAAACTCAACTTACTGATGCAATAAATGACGAAAACGCTGAAGCATTGCGTCAAGCTGGACTATTGTCTTCTTACACCCTAACTGTAGAGAACCAAGGTGGCACACCTATTGAAGGTGCAACTATCTCTCTGGCGGGTAGTAATGCTGCTGCCGGCCGTGTCGACGCAGTAACTGATGCTACTGGCCAGGCCATTTTCACAGATGTTGTAATAGGCGACAACCCTGTTCAGATTTCTGCTCCCGGCTTCGTTGGGGTATCTTATATTCTGCAACTTGGATCCATAAACAATGGAACAGACTATCTTTTGATAAATAGCAAAGTGTACCCATTGGGAAGAAGCGAGACTTCTCGCATAACTCTGTTGTCGGCTGATGGCGCTAGCGGCACTTTTGCCACCATCAATGGTACAGCAACAATAGAGACTGACGTAACTAACGAAACTTCCGAAGTTCCACAAGACGTAACAATCATTGCCTACCTTAACGGCACTGCGTTTTCTGGTGGCGGAGTAGGCGGTTTTTACAATGGCTCTGCTAGCCTGGGTGACTTTAGGTTCATAGGCGAAGGTGTCGGCTCAGCCGTAGTTGACAATGCTACTGGTGCGTGGTCCATGCTTTTACCTGCCACGGAGTCTGGTATTTCCTACACATTACAGGCCCCAACCCTTACTGCCAATCAGGCAATAGTTATTGACACCAGAAATGGCAAGTCAATCACCCCTGAATTGGCGTCTGTTCCTACAAGATTTGGCGCAAATGTTAACGAGTCGCCTGCAGTAGCTATTTCAGGAGCCAGAGCGGTTTTCCCAGCTCCAACGGGTGCTGGAAATGGTGCGAACCTTACTTTTGCTCCATTTGCAAGAGACATCAACTTCACACTTGATATTGACGGCAATACTGGCACAGATAACGTAAACAATATTGAATTTGATATCAGAAGCGAGGGTGGAACTTTCCAAACATCTCCAACTGCTGCAATAACAACTGCAACGGCGCCCACTACAGCGGCAGTTCTCACAACATCACTGCTTGGAGATCTTGACCTGACCGTGAGTGGTGGAGTAGGTTACACAATCGGTGAAGACTATGACATCACAATCAATGTGCTTGCAGGTGCCACAGTGCTTGGTACGGTAACCGTTACCGAAACGGCTGTGGACGATGGAGCTGGAAATGGTGTATTGCCTGCGATTACTGAAGCTGGTAATTTCCTACTTGATGATGATGATGATGACGTGAATTTCTTCGGTATCACTGGCTACTCCGTAACTGTTACAGAAGTTGCGCCAGCTGTAGCACCAACTACCGCAGCCACAATTACTGTTACATGCGATTGCGTGGTTGATCAAGTGCAAACATCTACTACAGGTGTAGGATATACAACTGCAATTAGTGGCATCACCTTTTCAGGCGGCGGCGGAACTGCCTTCCCTATTGTTGCGGTGCTAGGAACTGGCTTCCAGTACTCAGTGGCTATTGACAACACTGGTATTACCGTGCCATACACAATTTTCCCTGAATTCGGATGGTACCTATCAAGTATTTCCGATCCTCTTGACGACTTCGATTCTGATGTTTCTTTTACAGAAGCAGGCAGCGGCCTCACTGGGGAGGACTTCAATGATCTGGTGGGTATCGACGGTTCTGGAAACATCGTGTTAACAAGAACAGTGACCAATCTTAGAACGGATATTTCATACCGTGCCCCAGTAGTAGAAGTTGTTGAGCCAACGGCAATGATAGCTTTTGCTGATGTGGAAATTGACGACAACGGCCATGTAATAGACCTGTTTAACGTTGATGAAGGTAGTGGTTACAACGTAATATTTGGTGTAACTATCACGCCTACCCTTGCTACATCTCCAGGAACTGGCGCAGCGGTTCTTCTTTCCAACTTCTCCATTTTGAGCACAGGCGAGGTGGAGTGGAATGGCGACTACACAATTACTGACGAGGGATCAGGATACCTTCAGGAGTTAAACCCTGGTTTTAACGATGGTGTGATCAATTTCTCCACAACAACCACTATTAACGCTGTTTCTGGAAGTGTTTTTGATGTCAAACTGATATATGGAACTGGTGAACGTCTTGAAGACGTGAATCAGTGACTGATTGATGACGACGACCTTTAAACTATTAAACCCCGGCACTTGCCGGGGTTTTCTTTTTTATCTTGGCTGGGATGAGCGGGATTAACCGGTTCGAGGATTTCTTCTCTTGGTTACTATCGGTAAATAGCCGTCCGCCTAAGCCACAAATCATCCACTACCCACCTTGCAAATCATTTACCCACTCTTGTGCTAATGTGACCTTGCTCTTAAAAAGGAAAAGCATATCTTCATTCCACAAAAGTTGATATGCACCTACTTACCACTATTTCAGAAAAGATTGATGCGCTGAATGAATACTCCGGGCGCCTTATCTCCTGGCTGGCCGGCATCATGGTCTTGGTCTTTTGCTTCGACGTGGCAATGAGGTATATCTTCAATGTCAGCTTTGCTTCTGTATTTGAGCTCGAATGGCATTTTTTCGCAGCCATTTTTTTGATTGGAGCAGGCTACACACTCAAGCATGATAAACACGTGAGAGTCGATGTGTTTTATGGGGAAATGTCCGCTAAGAAACAGGCCTACGTCAACTTAGGCGGGGTATTGCTTTTTCTTCTGCCAATATGTGTAGTGATCATCAAGACCTCCCTGCTTTTTGTCTACAATTCATGGATCATCAGGGAGAATTCCCCCGACCCGGGTGGCCTTCCCGCCCGCTACATTATCAAAGCTTTTATCCCAATCGGCTTCTCTCTATTACTCCTCCAGGGAATTTCGCTGGCCCTCAAATCACTCGCAACCATTTTGAACCGTGTAAACATCAAGGAGCATGAATGAGGTTTGGGCACTAGTGCTTTTTGGTCTGATATTTATTTTCATTCTATGGGGTTTCCCTGTTGCCTTCACGCTGGGAGGCCTCTCTGTAATTTTCGGTCTAATATTCTTTGATGCCGACTTCTTTTACCTGGTTGCGCTGAGAATTTATGGCACCATGAACAACTTTGTTCTAATAGCTGTGCCGTTGTTCGTTTTTATGGGAATTATGCTGGAGAAATCTGGCCTGGCAGAGAGCCTGCTTGAAACAATGGCTCTCATTTTTGGCAAGTTCAAAGGTGGTCTGGCCGTCGCCGTTGTGCTGGTGGGGGCCATGCTGGCAGCTTCTACAGGCATAGTTGGGGCCACGGTTATTACGATGGGGCTAATTAGCTTACCAACCATGCTCAAGCGGGGATTTAGCCCTGAGCTGGCCACTGGCACCATTGCTTCAGCTGGCACGTTAGGACAAATCATCCCACCATCAGTGGTTTTGGTGTTGCTGGGCAGCGTGCTCAACGTATCGGTTGGAGACCTCTTCACTGCAGCAGTAGTACCCGGTGTTGCCCTGGTTTTTTGCTACCTGGCTTTTATTGTAGGATACGCCATTGTGAAACCGAACAAAGCACCCGGCATGCCCGAAGAAGAAATCAGGGCTTTCAGGGAAAGGGGAATAACGGGGCAGGTTATTAAAGCTTTCGTGCTTCCTCTCCTGCTTATTGTAGCTGTGCTGGGCTCCATTTTTGCGGGCATAGCCTCGCCAACTGAGGCGGCAGGAGTTGGCGCCCTTGGAGCGACTTTGCTCACCATTATGTCTGGCAAGTTCAACCTTGACGTGTTGAAAGGGGTGATGAGGGAAACGACACACCTCACCACGATGGTCTTTACCATTCTCATTGGAGCTACGGCTTTCTCTTTGGTTTTCAGAGCATTGGGAGGCGATCGCTTCCTTATTCAACTCATCGAAAATTCCGACTTGTCGGTGAATGCATTCCTGTTTGTAGTGATGCTCGCTGTATTTGTCGCTGGATTCTTCATCGACTTTATAGAGATCATCTTCATCATAGTGCCAGTGGTGGCGCCAATATTTGCTAAGCTGGGCGTTGACCTCGTTTGGGTGGGGATATTGTTGGCGCTCAATCTGCAAACTTCCTTCCTCACACCACCTTTTGGTTTCTCACTTTTCTACCTGAAAGGGGTGGCGCCAAAACACATCACCACCGGGCAATTATATCGAGGAATTGTTCCTTTCGTCTTGATACAACTGGCGTTTCTTCTGCTGGTAGTTCTTTTTCCAGAGATTATCTCTTTTCTACCGAATCTGCTCAAAAAATAGTCAACAACAGCTCTACTGACCTAGCACATCATTATAAAAAGCTCGTTCGCTAATGTCGGACCAGGGTTTGATTTGATCTCGAAACGCTGTAAAGCTGTCGTATACTTTTTTAATAATAGGATCGCCTTGAGCCATATCGCCAAGCATCACATCACTTATTTTCTTTAGTTCCCTCAAAATCACATCAGGAAGTTTTCTGATATCCGTTCCCTCTTCCTCCCGGAGCTTTTTAAGGTACAAACTGTTCTTTGCGTCAAACTCAGCAAGCATCCATTCATTGAGCTTCGATGCTCCAGCCCTTACTATCTCTTTCAGGTCTGTTGGAAGCGCCTCAAATTTGTCTTTGTTCACCATTTGCTCCAGTACAGAGCCTGGCTCATGCCAGCCAGGGTAGTAGTAGTGCTTAGCCACTCGTTGAAACCCCATGAGGTAGTCATGATAGGGACCAATCCATTCGGCCGCATCGATCACTCCCCTTTCCAGATTGGTGTAAATTTCGCCCCCAGCCTGTAGCACCGACGTGCCGCCAGCCTCCGACAACACCTTTCCTCCCAGCCCGGGAATCCTCATTTTCAGTCCTTTCAGGTCATCCATGGTATTGAGCTCCCTGTTGAACCAGCCCGCCATTTGCACGCCGGTATTCCCAGCAATCATTGGCAGCAGTCTGAAGGGTTCATACAGCTCCTCCCATAGCGCAATAGATCCGCTGCTTATGATCCATGCATTCATCTGCTGGGCGTTCATACCAAAAGGAACCGCTGCGAAAAACTGCGCAGCCGGTACCTTGCCCGCCCAGTAATAGGAAGCACCATGGCCTATCTCAACAGCACCGCTGCTTACGGCATCAAACACTTCCAACGACGGAACCAGCTCCCCTCCACCATAGACTTTTATTTTAAGGCGCCCGCCACTCATGGTTTCCACCCATTTCGCCATCATGACGCAACCCTCACCTACCACCGGGAAGTTTGGCGGCCAGGTAGTGACCATTTTCCACTCAAACAACTTGTTGAAATTGATATATGGCGTTTCGAGCTGCTTTTTTTCCTCTGTGCAGGCAGAAAGCAACCCCACAGTTCCACCGGCCAAGCCCAATCCCCCTTTTGCTAAAAACTCCCGTCTGTTAATTTCCATTCCTTTGGGATTTGGACAACTCCTCCAATTTTTCGGTGAGGGCATCTAGTTTTTTTTCTACTTGCATCAACTTGTCATGTACCCTATTGACGTTCACCTGAATGTCTTCATCTTCAATAAAATAGTCAGTAATCGTCGCAATCATGGTAGCACCAATAATCATCCCGGCAAAAATCAACACAACAGAAAGCACCTTCCCTTCGGGAGTGACGGGTGGAATATCCTGCAGAAAGCCAACTGTCATCGTCGTAATAGTAGTCCACCATAACGAGTCAGTAAAGGTGGAAATATGAGGGTTAGAGTCTCGCTCGGCATGGTAGAAACTGATCGTGAAAAGCAACACGACAACTACATTGAGAATGACCACATTCCGAAAGGTGCTAAAGGAAGTTTTTCGGTTAAAAAACTGGAAAACGTACTTTGCAGACCGGAGAACTCTTAAAAGCTTGAAAATTTTAAAGATCCTAGCCGCCCGGAGAAATCCAACAGTCGGTATGGACGCAACAAAGTCTACCCAGTTGTTGGCAACAAACCTCCACTTGTTCTCCGCTTTCCAAAGTCCGTTGAAAAAATCGTATAAGAAAATCATACATATGCCGAAATCGACATAATATGTTATATCGTCCACCAGGGGAGTATACTCTGTGACTGAACTCACGTATAACTCCACCACCACATACAAAGACAGCCAAAGCAAAACTTTTTCAAATTTCGTCGCCTTTGGTGGCTGCTCTAAATTATCCTCTGCTACCGATTCCATTCAAGATTTCTATTTCGACCTGAAAATAAGAAATAAAGAATGGAATTGGTATTACATTTTGATGAAGCTTGAGTGCGCCAAATTGTCTGAAAAGTCTGTGATCGATCTTGTTTCTCTGTCATTTTGACCTAAAAATAATCCAATTACCTCATGGATCGGTATTTGCCCTACCGACAGGGAGCAAAGAAAAAGGAAATGAACTTTAATAACTATACCATCAAATCGCAGGAGGCTGTGCAAAAGGCAGCCGAAGTCGCACAAAGTTATGAGCAGCAAGCCATAGAGCCAGCACATATACTCAAAGCAATCATGTCGACAGATGAGAATGTTATGCCTTTTCTTTTGAAGAAATTAGGTATCAACAAACAAAACCTGGATGACAAAATTGAAGAAACAATAAATTCGTACCCCAAAGTCTCAGGATCGCAGCCCTATCTCTCTAATGAAGCAGCGGCGGCCCTGCAGAAGGCTACGGGCTATCTCAAAGAGTTTGGTGACGAATTTGTGGCCGTTGAGCACATCATTCTTGGGTTGCTGAGCAGCAAAGACAAAATTGCTACAGTCATGAAGTCGGCCGGGTTTGCAGAGAAGGAAATGAAGCTGGCCATCAAGGAACTCAGGGGTGGCAACTCTGTGACAGATCAAAACGCTGAAGCAAAATATAAGTCGCTGGAGAGGTATTCAAAAAACCTTAATGAAATGGCCCGCCAGGGCAAGATCGATCCGGTTATCGGACGAGACGAAGAGATCCGAAGGGTGCTGCAAATCCTTTCCAGAAGGACTAAGAATAATCCAATACTATTGGGTGAGCCAGGTGTGGGTAAAACAGCTATTGTTGAAGGGATGGCCCAAAGAATTGTTGACGGTGACGTGCCTGAAAACCTGAAGGAGAAAGTCCTTATCTCTCTGGATATGGGTCTACTTGTGGCTGGCGCCAAATACAAGGGTGAGTTTGAAGAGCGGCTAAAAGCAGTGATCAAAGAAGTGATCGACAGCGATGGGGAAATTATCCTCTTCATAGACGAAATACATACGCTCGTTGGCGCTGGTGGAGGAGGCGAAGGGGCCATGGACGCCGCCAACCTGCTGAAGCCCGCACTGGCACGAGGAGAGCTCCATGCCATCGGGGCCACTACGTTAAAAGAGTATCAAAAGTATATCGAAAAAGACAAGGCTCTTGAAAGGAGGTTCCAGGCAGTGGTTGTGGATGAGCCTTCCGTAGTGGACGCCATATCGATACTCCGGGGCATTAAGGACAAATACGAGCTGCACCACGGGGTCCGGATAAAAGACGACGCTGTGATAGCCGCCGTTGAGCTTTCAAGCAGGTATATCTCTGACAGGTTTCTGCCCGACAAGGCTATAGACCTAATGGATGAAGCTGCTTCAAAACTTCGGATTGAAATTGATTCTCTTCCTGAGGAACTGGATGAGTTGAACAGGCGCATTATGCAGCTGGAAATCGAAAGGGAGGCCATTCGGCGGGAAAAAGACAGGGAGAAGGAAAAAGAGCTTTCAAGAACGATTGCCGACTTAAGCGAGCAAAGAGATGCACTGAAGGCCAGGTGGCAGCATGAAAAGTCTGTTATTCAAGGCATTCAGCACGAAAAGGAAGCCATTGAAAAATACAAGCTGGAGGCAGAGCAAGCCGAAAGAAGTGGCGACTATGGGAGGGTAGCCGAGATTCGCTATGGAAAAATTGTGGAGAGTGAAGATAAGCTGAAGAAATTCCAGGAGCAGCTAAAGGAACTTCAGGGAGGAAACTCGCTATTGAAAGAAGAAGTGGAAGCCGAGGACATTGCTGAAATAGTGGGTAAATGGACGGGCATACCCGTGAGCAAAATGCTTCAAAGCGATCGGGAGAAACTTTTGAAGCTGGAAGAAGAGCTTGGAAAAAGAGTGGCCGGACAAACTGAGGCCATTGAGGCAGTGGCAGACGCTGTGAGGCGAAGCCGGGCTGGTCTTCAGGATCCTAAGCGGCCCATAGGCTCCTTTATCTTTATGGGTACAACTGGTGTTGGTAAGACTGAACTGGCAAAGGCGCTGGCCGAATACCTGTTCAACGACGACAACGCTATGGTAAGAATAGACATGAGTGAGTACCAGGAACGCCATGCTGTGAGCAGGCTGATTGGAGCCCCTCCAGGATATGTGGGTTACGATGAGGGCGGTCAACTGACAGAGGCGGTGAGAAGAAAACCTTACTCAGTCATCCTTCTGGATGAAATTGAGAAGGCACACCCCGATGTCTTTAACATCCTGTTGCAAGTGCTTGACGATGGAAGGCTTACCGACAACAAAGGAAGAGTGGCTAATTTTAAGAACACCATCATTATCATGACCACCAATATTGGTTCTGGCATTATTCAGGATGCATTCGACACCATGGACGACTCGAACAGAGAGGCTACTTTGGCGGAAGTGAAAAAGAACGTGTTTGACCTGCTGAAAAAGTCTGTGAGGCCAGAGTTCCTCAACAGGATCGACGAGACCATTCTTTTCGAGCCACTGAATAAGAAGGACATCAGGAAAATTGTCGAAATCCAGTTTAAGCTGATTCAGAAAAGACTTGAAGAAAATGGTATAAAACTAGAGGCTTCGGCAGACGTACTGGATTACCTTGGAGAAATGGGCTTTGATCCTCAGTTTGGTGCCAGGCCCTTAAAGAGAGTGATGCAAAGATTGATTCTCAACGAGCTGTCGAAGCAGATTCTTGCTGGGAAGGTACAAAAGGACTCAGTCATTGGCGTGTCGCTCAATGACAACCGGGAGATTGAGTTTATCAACCTGGATGAAGTCAAGATTTAGCCGTGGTTGACCTGAAATAAAAAAAGCAAAGGGAAGTCAGTTAAGAGCTGCTTCCCTTTTTATATAATTCTTATAGCTGGATCAAAAGACCTTGAAGATCTATACAAAGGTACCCAGCCCAATTTGAACTAAACGATCAGCATCCGCTTGCATCTTTCTCAAGTAAGAAAATTAAAAAAGGAGCACATTTCTGCACTCCTTCTTTCAGTGATTGTTACACTTTTACTTCTTTTTCTTCTCAAAGTCTAAAACAACCGGCGTTGCAATAAACAACGAAGAGTATGTTCCTATCAAAATACCAATCAATAGCGTAAAAGAGAATCCTTTGAGGACTGCTCCACCAAACAAGAAAAGAATCAACACCACAAACAGAGTGGTTGCAGAGGTGATAGTTGTTCTGCTTATTGTTTCGTTTAGCGCCAGGTTAAACACTGTTTTGTTATCGCTTGATGGTCTCAATTGCATATTCTCCCTCACCCTGTCAAACACCACAACGGTGTCGTTAATTGAGTAACCGATCAACGTCAGCATGGCTGCTATAAACACTTGATCAACCTCGAAGGAAACGCCGAACAAGTTCGCAATTGCCAAAGCCGCCAATACAAAGAGTACGTCGTGGAACAGGGCCACCAGGGCGCCCAGGCCAAATTGCCACTTCCTGAATCGTATCAGTATATAAAGGAAGATTGTGATAAGAGCAAAAATCACAGACTCCGTGGACGAAGCCTTTATGTCATCTGCAATCGTTGCACCTACTTTCGAGGAGCTCGAAATTGTAAAGTGTGTATCGTCCACTTTACTATCGTCTTCGGTGTATTGCAAACCAGTGATGCTGCTCACGCCGCTGATCAAAGCTTCCCTCACTTGCAAGTCGGCTTCATCCGATTCGTTGTTGATCAAAAAGCTCGTAGTAATTTTCAGCACATTGTCACCACCATACCACTTCACTTCTGTGCTCTGTCCATCAAAGGAGTCTGACAGCTTCACTTTCATTTCTGACGGGGTTTGCGGAGAAGCGAACGACACAATATAAGAGCGCCCGCCTGTGAAGTCGACACCCATGCTTAAGCCGCCTTTTATAATGAAAGCAACTATACCCAACACGATAAACGAGCCAGAGAAAATATAGGCCAACCGTCTTTTTCCTATGAAATCTATTTTTGTATCCTGTAAGAAGTTCTTCGAAAGTGCTGAATCAAAGCTAATCTTACTTTCTTCGCCCTTCTTAGACCACCATTCCACGATTACCCTTGTAATGAATACGGCCGAGAAGAATGAACAAACGATACCAATCATCAGTGTGATGGCAAAGCCTTTCACAGGTCCTTGCCCCAGGGTGTAAAGGATAAGGCCTGTCAGGAAAGTGGTAGCGTTGGAGTCAATGATAGAGCTGTAAGCCTTTTCATAACCCCCTGAGATTGCCTGCTTGATTGAGGCGCCACCTCTTAGCTCCTCACGAATCCTTTCGAAGATCAACACGTTAGCGTCAATCGCCATACCGATGGTAAGCACTATACCCGCAATACCCGGCAGGGTGAGCGAGGCACTGAGCTGGGCCAAAATACCGAGTATGAAGAACACGTTGAAGGCAAGTGCCAGGTTGGCAATGAAGCCACCCTTGGCATAATACGCCACCATGAAGATGATTACTATGGCCAAGCCAGCCACAATTGATATGATTCCCTGCTGCTGAGCCTCTTTACCAAGAGTAGGCCCTATCACTACGTCTTCCACGATAGTCGTGGGTGCTGGAAGTGTACCGGCCTTCAGTACATTGGCCAAATCCTTGGCTTCCTCCAGCGTAAATGTGCCGGTAATTGAAGAGCTACCATTAGGTATTTCACCCTGCACCATGGGCGCTGAATAAACGTAATTGTCAAGCACAATGGCAATGCGGCGATTGATGTTTTCGCTGGTAAGCTTTCTCCAGGCTTTGGCTCCGGTAGCATTCATTTGCATGCTTACTGCCGGGCGGGCGCTTTGG contains:
- a CDS encoding LytR/AlgR family response regulator transcription factor, with protein sequence MEAIIVDDEAPLREALKALLKVSHPDIQIAGEADSVSTGFQVISSKKPDLVFLDVEINEGTAFDLLSKFETIDFKIIFVTAHNEYAIRAFKFSAVDYLLKPVDPGELNFAVSKARESLKAHFDKLSLKLLLESSRDERLPKRVLLKDHDSIHLIETDEIVRCEAEGNYTKFYLANGKFLLISKTLKDFDSLFSSNQFFRAHQSHLVNLKFFLRLDKADGGSIVLKDGTTLPVATRKKEHLMEKLAAYTK
- a CDS encoding outer membrane beta-barrel protein, whose amino-acid sequence is MRSFVSRLRRLRSTHLIFLLCGLWVHDASAQDDGLSAFSPLRYGAKVGANLNQFSQTGMVIDVNGGAVVSYQVSDLIGIRGELLYMGIGGGLSDRVIDLSAFEGNILSVTYENRSRSIKNVELPVMAAISIPTNGSSVSPKFLIGASYGYSIASFESRDLNFTMADGSLAPPVSNTVENVSSSTQSHQFAMHGGFALEYGLGNGSSFYQEIRYRYGLDNINIDRGRPGLGGELIPSTISLNFGYFF
- a CDS encoding carboxypeptidase-like regulatory domain-containing protein, producing the protein MKTIKLNFLLVIMALGVFTFTSCEDEFTEEDFFDKQAELAATKHGYDLEKLILQYELSRANDSLMRVFQTQLTDAINDENAEALRQAGLLSSYTLTVENQGGTPIEGATISLAGSNAAAGRVDAVTDATGQAIFTDVVIGDNPVQISAPGFVGVSYILQLGSINNGTDYLLINSKVYPLGRSETSRITLLSADGASGTFATINGTATIETDVTNETSEVPQDVTIIAYLNGTAFSGGGVGGFYNGSASLGDFRFIGEGVGSAVVDNATGAWSMLLPATESGISYTLQAPTLTANQAIVIDTRNGKSITPELASVPTRFGANVNESPAVAISGARAVFPAPTGAGNGANLTFAPFARDINFTLDIDGNTGTDNVNNIEFDIRSEGGTFQTSPTAAITTATAPTTAAVLTTSLLGDLDLTVSGGVGYTIGEDYDITINVLAGATVLGTVTVTETAVDDGAGNGVLPAITEAGNFLLDDDDDDVNFFGITGYSVTVTEVAPAVAPTTAATITVTCDCVVDQVQTSTTGVGYTTAISGITFSGGGGTAFPIVAVLGTGFQYSVAIDNTGITVPYTIFPEFGWYLSSISDPLDDFDSDVSFTEAGSGLTGEDFNDLVGIDGSGNIVLTRTVTNLRTDISYRAPVVEVVEPTAMIAFADVEIDDNGHVIDLFNVDEGSGYNVIFGVTITPTLATSPGTGAAVLLSNFSILSTGEVEWNGDYTITDEGSGYLQELNPGFNDGVINFSTTTTINAVSGSVFDVKLIYGTGERLEDVNQ
- a CDS encoding TRAP transporter small permease subunit, with translation MHLLTTISEKIDALNEYSGRLISWLAGIMVLVFCFDVAMRYIFNVSFASVFELEWHFFAAIFLIGAGYTLKHDKHVRVDVFYGEMSAKKQAYVNLGGVLLFLLPICVVIIKTSLLFVYNSWIIRENSPDPGGLPARYIIKAFIPIGFSLLLLQGISLALKSLATILNRVNIKEHE
- a CDS encoding TRAP transporter large permease; its protein translation is MNEVWALVLFGLIFIFILWGFPVAFTLGGLSVIFGLIFFDADFFYLVALRIYGTMNNFVLIAVPLFVFMGIMLEKSGLAESLLETMALIFGKFKGGLAVAVVLVGAMLAASTGIVGATVITMGLISLPTMLKRGFSPELATGTIASAGTLGQIIPPSVVLVLLGSVLNVSVGDLFTAAVVPGVALVFCYLAFIVGYAIVKPNKAPGMPEEEIRAFRERGITGQVIKAFVLPLLLIVAVLGSIFAGIASPTEAAGVGALGATLLTIMSGKFNLDVLKGVMRETTHLTTMVFTILIGATAFSLVFRALGGDRFLIQLIENSDLSVNAFLFVVMLAVFVAGFFIDFIEIIFIIVPVVAPIFAKLGVDLVWVGILLALNLQTSFLTPPFGFSLFYLKGVAPKHITTGQLYRGIVPFVLIQLAFLLLVVLFPEIISFLPNLLKK
- a CDS encoding TRAP transporter substrate-binding protein encodes the protein MEINRREFLAKGGLGLAGGTVGLLSACTEEKKQLETPYINFNKLFEWKMVTTWPPNFPVVGEGCVMMAKWVETMSGGRLKIKVYGGGELVPSLEVFDAVSSGAVEIGHGASYYWAGKVPAAQFFAAVPFGMNAQQMNAWIISSGSIALWEELYEPFRLLPMIAGNTGVQMAGWFNRELNTMDDLKGLKMRIPGLGGKVLSEAGGTSVLQAGGEIYTNLERGVIDAAEWIGPYHDYLMGFQRVAKHYYYPGWHEPGSVLEQMVNKDKFEALPTDLKEIVRAGASKLNEWMLAEFDAKNSLYLKKLREEEGTDIRKLPDVILRELKKISDVMLGDMAQGDPIIKKVYDSFTAFRDQIKPWSDISERAFYNDVLGQ
- a CDS encoding ion transporter, encoding MESVAEDNLEQPPKATKFEKVLLWLSLYVVVELYVSSVTEYTPLVDDITYYVDFGICMIFLYDFFNGLWKAENKWRFVANNWVDFVASIPTVGFLRAARIFKIFKLLRVLRSAKYVFQFFNRKTSFSTFRNVVILNVVVVLLFTISFYHAERDSNPHISTFTDSLWWTTITTMTVGFLQDIPPVTPEGKVLSVVLIFAGMIIGATMIATITDYFIEDEDIQVNVNRVHDKLMQVEKKLDALTEKLEELSKSQRNGN